TTCGTCTTCTTTCGAACCCAATAAATGGGAGGCGATTGCTTCGTTGAGTGGCGCTGGCTGGGTGGAAGATTTTACGCCCCATGAGCGGTATTATGCTGTCCCGGACTCCCTTTTTATGCTTACAACCAATACGGATGCCTTCAATAATGAGTATATACCTTCTTTTAGTGGTGACTCATGTGGTGTTATAATGGATGAAGATACGGTATACTATCCAATTCACGGTGGGTGGCGTGGGCCGTATCTCCGTGCTGGATATTCTCTTCGTGATCCCTGGCAGAAGATCATACGGGCTGAGCGGGATTTTTCGGGAAATATTGTGTTTCGTGGTGGAGGAACCCCCTTTACCGTTTATTTTAACGAAGTTACGGGAGTTTTAGGTTTGAAAAAAGAGAGTTCTGTATCAGCCTGTTTTATGAAGAGCGGGAAGAAAAAAGTAGATACCCTTTCAACGCAGGCAGAACCGTTTATTCACGGAACGTATCTTCTGAAAACGGACGGGGGCGTACAATATATCGGCCTACAGGCAGGGGATATTATTGACACACTTACTCTGGAGGATGAATGAAAAAACAGAATAAACGTCGTTCCTATGTGGTGTATCCACGAATACAATTCCCCCTGGCAGGGGTTGTCATTATTACCGCTGGAGGCTCTTTTCTTATCAGTGCCTTGCTGCTTTCGGCATATTTTTTAATGCATTTTACTCCCCGTTTGGTATACCCGATCAATCACCAGCTGATGCTCCTTTTGGGCATGGGATTCTGCGTACTTCTCGTTGTTATTTCATATCTTTTATTCAAATTTTCCCATCGTGTTGTGGGTCCTGTGATAAAATTACAACGGGCGCTACATGCGTTGTCTGAAAACCCCGGAGCGGCAGAGCCTATTGCCTTTCGTCGGAAAGATTTCTTTACACAAACGGCTGTATCCTATAATCAGATTTGCCAGTATTGTAAAGAAAGAGAACGTATTCGCAGGGAGATGCGAAGTGTTATTGAAAAAATAAACCAGGATAAACTCTCCGTAAAAGAGGGGGGTATTCTGCTTGAAAAACTGTATAACACGGATGCCGATTTGATATGAATGTGGCATCTGCTCTTATCACCACCGCCCTTTCACTGGGAATTGTTGCGACGCATCAGGATGAAATTGAAGCGTTTATCACAGAGGTAATCCACGAGGTGCAGATGGTGACCACTGCCGCAAACATGCGTACAATAACGCAATTGCTTGATATGGAATATATTCAACGGCGGCGGTATCCCCGTGAAGATGATTTCCTTGCGTGGGTAGAAAAGAATACTCAACAACGTCTCTTGGAAAAGGATTTGGTTGATTCGTGGGGAAATCCCTTCATATATACGACAGGGAAAAATGGGAAAAGTTTTGAACTCCGGAGTAACGGTCCCGATGGCATTGCTGGAACAGATGATGATTTGGTTATTACCGGTCCGTAATGCATTTACAATACGGTGGCACCACAACGGGATATTGAAAAAGTCTATGGCCTCTTTTTTGTCTTCTCTTGGTATTGAAAAGGTATTGAACGGGCTGTTGTCATCCTCCTATTTTTTCTTAAGTTATGCGGAAGTTGTTTTTTTAGAATACTCTTGATATGTGAGGCTGATATTTCATATATTAGGCAAAACTAACTTGTTTTCCGTGAGTGTTATGGACAACAAAAAAGATACGATAATTCCTTCTCATATCCTGCGGGATATCTCCAAAGCTCTTGCAGGGCTTTCCTATGGGGAGGTGAGTATCACTGTTCATGACGGCAGGATCGTTCAAATAGAGCGTAAAGAAAAGAAACGCTATTAAGTAGTGGCCACCATACCAGTGGAGCCTTTCCATATACTGTAGATCAGCCAAAGCAGACAACTGCACGGGTTTATGATCATGGAGGAGGTTTTGTATGAACGTTATATTAGGTATGGTGTGCATTATCGTTTTTTTTCGATCTGCTAGTACCGCTGAAGTGTATTGCCTTGGTGATGTTTTTGTCCGTGACGATGTGAGTATTTCCCGTGAAGTACAGGGTGAGAAAGCCATGCGGATCGATTCAGTGTTTATTGCTGAGTCTGGTGCTGCAACTACTGAAGATCTATTGCATCGTGTTCCTGGCGTGTCTGTGCGCACGTATATGGGTGGACAGCGTCTTTCAATTAACGGTCTCGATGGTCGATATACCAAGATTCTTGTAGATGGTATTGCTCTTTCGGGAGATGTAAATGGCGCTTTTCCTATAGAGAGTATTCCCCTTTCTGAAATTGCTGCGGTAGAAATCGTGCGCGGTCCCGGATCATCACTCTATGGAAGTGATGC
The Chitinivibrio alkaliphilus ACht1 DNA segment above includes these coding regions:
- a CDS encoding type II secretion system protein GspG, which encodes MNVASALITTALSLGIVATHQDEIEAFITEVIHEVQMVTTAANMRTITQLLDMEYIQRRRYPREDDFLAWVEKNTQQRLLEKDLVDSWGNPFIYTTGKNGKSFELRSNGPDGIAGTDDDLVITGP
- a CDS encoding YezD family protein, translating into MDNKKDTIIPSHILRDISKALAGLSYGEVSITVHDGRIVQIERKEKKRY